In a genomic window of Thermoanaerobaculales bacterium:
- a CDS encoding S8 family serine peptidase, producing the protein MSRDRRTIWMICVTLAVAAASTVAPAALAGSHALRLPAADADAVYSLGVRPLHDLDYGSFRWLVVDDISLDRIEAAGVPHDKVEDATTVQVQGFVFDPVADGEPAIPDGLRASGDRAGLHLLQLIGPVRDEWVAALAEAGIQLLQYYPHNAYLVWADPDTMAGLEALPFVRWQGRFHPAYKINESLEGRGGNISNVDVMFYAEGVLENVLQDFEKLGAVVIQHYPSQPDKAFYDAIIQVNAGSLEDIARMTPVLWLGYQSPEPILDDEMSSQIVAGNYTGGVPFVGYESWLNTVGFDGSGVIWSITDTGVDYQHPDLNTRIVGGHDYPGCTPVPGEPGNDCGGGHGTHVSGIVGGDATAGYSDPQGFKYGWGIAPGVSFFAQNSVDNGGPWPPAGGWQEHSKWATLGGAVGGNQSWTTGEGTAHGYQASERTHDIMVHDGNFDTATVAEPYIQVFSAGNSGPGSQTLTSPKEAKNIITVAASMNYRSGSIDALASYSSRGPAVDGRIKPDIAAPGDQIASTRNDTGGSCSTPISGTNNMYAYCSGTSMAAPHISGSVALVTDWWRSFNGGANPSAAMAKALLINGTVDMATADRPNFNEGWGRVQLTNVVNNATNMVYKDQQLTFNNTGENLVVAVGIPDPGKPLRVTLVWTDAPGAVGANPALVNNLDLTVETNGNTYKGNVFSGGWSTTGGTADIKNNVENVFVASPGGDAVITINATAIVGDGVYYSGDTTDQNFALVCYNCAEQADFILDVDPDSVAVCAPTSATYDVAIGSILGFDDPVTLGATGNPAGTTVGFTVNPVIPVGSSVMTIGSTGSGAPGSYTVDVSGTSTTGTKTRSVGLDLFNATPGVVTLVAPANGATNQPARPTFEWAAATQGGTYQLQVATDSGFVTLVIDESGIAGTTFTPNSDLMTNTEHWWRVRSTNACGSGGWSAVRSFTTEAMPGDCGLGTIPSEEYFDDFEAGVGLWTHSGTGDSWALSTARSYSASHSFHANDPSTSSDQRLVSPSVVLPASSSPLTLQFWNWQLMEDSSSGCYDGGLVEISTNDGGTWTHLPDAVMLTDPYDGPVTGLGGLDGWCDDLGAPATVWKKAVVDIDAYAGQTVRFRFRIGSDGSVSREGWYVDDVYVQSCIPDSPDFTLSATPDTAQICQGDSAEYTVNVGSIVGFSNPVTLGASGNPAGTTAGFSPNPVTPPGSSLLTIGNTGAVPAGGYPITITGTASGSGGHSLDVMLDVIVPAAPPTLTAPPDGAIDQPLRPVFQWAAAAGADSYWIQIDDDPAFGSPAIDESGITVTTFTPTSDLEEGTTYYWRVSSENLCGPGAASTVFSFETLSTMPFADGFESGDTSAWSATVP; encoded by the coding sequence ATGAGCAGAGATCGCCGCACCATCTGGATGATCTGCGTGACCCTCGCGGTCGCCGCCGCCAGCACGGTGGCGCCGGCCGCACTGGCCGGCAGCCACGCGCTGCGGCTCCCGGCCGCCGACGCCGACGCGGTCTACAGCCTCGGCGTCCGGCCGCTCCACGACCTCGACTACGGCAGCTTCCGCTGGCTGGTCGTGGACGACATCTCCCTCGACAGGATCGAGGCAGCCGGCGTGCCGCACGACAAGGTCGAGGACGCCACCACCGTCCAGGTCCAGGGCTTCGTCTTCGACCCGGTTGCGGACGGCGAGCCGGCGATCCCCGACGGCCTGCGCGCCAGCGGCGATCGTGCCGGCCTCCACCTGCTGCAGCTGATCGGCCCGGTGCGTGACGAGTGGGTCGCCGCGCTGGCCGAGGCGGGGATCCAGCTCCTCCAGTACTACCCGCACAACGCCTACCTGGTGTGGGCCGACCCGGACACGATGGCCGGCCTTGAGGCGCTGCCGTTCGTGCGCTGGCAGGGCCGCTTCCACCCGGCCTACAAGATCAACGAGAGCCTCGAAGGCCGCGGCGGCAACATCAGCAACGTCGACGTCATGTTCTACGCGGAGGGCGTGCTGGAGAACGTCCTACAGGACTTCGAGAAGCTCGGGGCGGTGGTGATCCAGCACTATCCGTCGCAGCCCGACAAAGCCTTCTACGACGCCATCATCCAGGTCAACGCCGGCAGCCTCGAGGACATCGCGCGGATGACCCCGGTGCTGTGGCTCGGCTACCAGAGCCCGGAGCCGATCCTCGACGACGAGATGTCGTCCCAGATCGTGGCCGGAAACTACACCGGCGGCGTGCCGTTCGTCGGCTACGAGAGCTGGCTCAACACCGTCGGCTTCGACGGCTCGGGCGTCATCTGGTCGATCACCGACACCGGCGTCGACTACCAGCACCCGGACCTCAACACCCGCATCGTCGGCGGCCACGACTACCCCGGCTGTACGCCGGTCCCGGGCGAGCCCGGCAATGACTGCGGCGGTGGCCACGGCACCCACGTGTCCGGCATCGTCGGCGGCGACGCCACCGCCGGCTACTCCGACCCGCAGGGCTTCAAGTACGGGTGGGGCATCGCCCCTGGCGTGAGCTTCTTCGCCCAGAACTCGGTGGACAACGGCGGCCCGTGGCCGCCGGCCGGCGGCTGGCAGGAGCACAGCAAGTGGGCGACCCTGGGCGGCGCCGTCGGCGGCAACCAGTCCTGGACCACCGGCGAGGGCACGGCTCACGGATACCAGGCGTCCGAGCGGACCCACGACATCATGGTCCACGACGGCAACTTCGACACCGCGACGGTGGCCGAGCCCTACATCCAGGTCTTCTCGGCCGGCAACTCCGGCCCTGGCTCGCAGACCCTGACCTCGCCCAAGGAAGCCAAGAACATCATCACCGTCGCCGCGTCGATGAACTACCGTTCCGGCAGCATCGACGCCCTCGCCTCCTACTCGAGCCGCGGCCCGGCGGTCGACGGCCGGATCAAGCCGGACATCGCCGCTCCCGGTGACCAGATCGCCTCGACCCGCAACGACACCGGCGGCTCCTGCTCGACCCCGATCTCGGGCACCAACAACATGTACGCTTACTGCTCGGGCACCAGCATGGCCGCCCCCCACATCTCGGGCTCGGTGGCGCTGGTGACCGACTGGTGGCGCTCCTTCAACGGCGGCGCGAACCCCTCCGCGGCCATGGCCAAGGCGCTGCTCATCAACGGCACGGTGGACATGGCCACGGCGGACCGGCCCAACTTCAACGAGGGCTGGGGCCGCGTGCAGCTGACCAACGTCGTCAACAACGCCACCAACATGGTCTACAAGGACCAGCAGCTCACTTTCAACAACACCGGCGAGAACCTGGTGGTCGCGGTCGGCATCCCGGACCCGGGAAAGCCGCTGCGTGTGACCCTGGTGTGGACCGACGCGCCGGGCGCGGTCGGCGCCAACCCGGCCCTGGTCAATAACCTCGACCTGACCGTGGAGACCAACGGCAACACCTACAAGGGCAACGTGTTCTCGGGTGGCTGGTCCACCACCGGCGGAACCGCCGACATCAAGAACAACGTCGAGAACGTGTTCGTGGCGAGCCCCGGCGGCGACGCGGTGATCACGATCAACGCCACCGCGATCGTCGGCGACGGCGTCTACTACAGCGGCGACACCACCGACCAGAACTTCGCCCTCGTCTGCTACAACTGCGCCGAGCAGGCGGACTTCATCCTCGATGTCGACCCCGACAGCGTCGCGGTGTGCGCGCCCACGAGCGCGACCTACGACGTGGCGATCGGGTCGATCCTCGGCTTCGACGACCCGGTCACCCTCGGCGCCACCGGCAACCCGGCCGGCACCACGGTGGGATTCACGGTCAACCCGGTGATCCCGGTCGGCAGCTCGGTGATGACCATCGGCTCGACCGGCTCCGGCGCGCCCGGCAGCTACACCGTCGACGTCAGCGGCACCTCGACCACCGGCACCAAGACCCGGTCGGTCGGGCTCGACCTCTTCAACGCGACACCCGGGGTGGTGACGCTGGTCGCCCCGGCCAACGGAGCGACTAACCAGCCAGCGCGGCCGACCTTCGAGTGGGCCGCCGCGACCCAGGGCGGCACCTACCAACTGCAGGTCGCTACCGACTCCGGCTTCGTCACCCTCGTGATCGACGAAAGCGGCATCGCGGGCACCACCTTCACTCCGAACAGCGACCTGATGACCAACACCGAGCACTGGTGGCGTGTCCGCTCGACCAACGCCTGCGGCAGCGGCGGGTGGTCCGCGGTCCGCTCCTTCACGACCGAGGCCATGCCGGGCGACTGCGGGCTCGGCACGATCCCGTCCGAGGAGTACTTCGACGACTTCGAGGCCGGCGTGGGCCTCTGGACCCACAGCGGCACCGGCGACAGCTGGGCGCTCTCGACCGCGCGCTCCTACAGCGCGTCCCACTCGTTCCACGCCAACGACCCGTCAACCTCCAGCGACCAGCGGCTGGTGTCGCCGTCGGTGGTGCTGCCCGCTTCGAGCAGCCCGCTCACCCTCCAGTTCTGGAACTGGCAGCTGATGGAGGACAGCAGCAGCGGCTGCTATGACGGCGGTCTGGTGGAGATCTCGACCAACGACGGCGGTACCTGGACGCACCTGCCGGACGCGGTCATGCTCACCGACCCATACGACGGCCCGGTCACCGGCCTCGGCGGCCTGGACGGTTGGTGCGACGACCTCGGCGCACCGGCCACGGTGTGGAAGAAGGCGGTGGTGGACATCGACGCCTACGCCGGCCAGACCGTGCGCTTCCGCTTCCGGATCGGCTCGGACGGCTCGGTCAGCCGCGAGGGCTGGTACGTCGACGACGTCTATGTCCAGTCATGCATCCCGGACTCGCCCGACTTCACCCTTAGCGCGACCCCGGACACGGCGCAGATCTGCCAGGGCGACAGCGCCGAGTACACCGTCAACGTGGGCTCGATCGTCGGGTTCTCAAACCCGGTCACCCTGGGGGCGAGCGGCAACCCGGCCGGCACCACCGCCGGCTTCTCGCCCAACCCGGTGACGCCGCCCGGCTCGAGCCTGTTGACCATCGGCAACACCGGAGCGGTGCCCGCCGGCGGCTACCCCATCACCATCACCGGCACCGCCTCGGGCAGCGGCGGCCACTCGCTCGACGTCATGCTCGACGTAATCGTGCCGGCGGCGCCGCCGACCCTGACCGCGCCGCCGGACGGGGCGATCGACCAACCGCTGCGGCCGGTCTTCCAGTGGGCCGCTGCGGCCGGCGCCGATAGCTACTGGATCCAGATCGACGACGACCCGGCGTTCGGCAGCCCCGCCATCGACGAGAGCGGGATCACCGTGACCACCTTCACCCCGACCAGCGACCTCGAGGAGGGCACGACCTACTACTGGCGGGTCTCCTCGGAGAACCTGTGCGGGCCCGGCGCCGCCTCGACCGTGTTCTCGTTCGAGACCCTGAGCACGATGCCGTTTGCGGACGGCTTCGAGTCGGGCGACACCAGCGCGTGGAGCGCCACGGTGCCTTGA
- a CDS encoding DUF4136 domain-containing protein: protein MPRATVIAVTALALAVACSTSRQAAELQVRTEYEPGTDFSQWKTFRVASDPSLPHDAARHPYLERTVRDALVVELEARGYQRADDGTTDFRVAFELVFHGTTVRDGLESTHGVDTGPSATTSGKPTAMLAVKMLHPATSQVLWQGELGGLAVDAVSQEATMRKAVWRVLVEFPPLTR, encoded by the coding sequence GTGCCACGAGCGACCGTCATTGCAGTCACCGCGCTCGCGCTGGCCGTTGCCTGCTCGACCAGCCGGCAGGCCGCCGAGCTGCAGGTCCGCACCGAGTACGAGCCCGGCACCGACTTCTCGCAGTGGAAGACCTTCCGGGTCGCGTCCGATCCTTCGCTTCCCCATGACGCGGCGCGCCACCCGTACCTCGAGCGAACGGTGCGCGACGCCCTCGTCGTGGAGCTCGAGGCGCGCGGCTACCAGCGCGCCGACGACGGCACCACCGACTTCCGGGTCGCCTTCGAGCTGGTGTTCCACGGCACCACGGTGCGCGACGGCCTCGAGAGCACCCACGGCGTCGACACCGGCCCCTCCGCGACGACCAGCGGCAAGCCGACCGCGATGCTGGCGGTGAAGATGCTCCACCCTGCGACGTCGCAGGTGCTGTGGCAGGGCGAGCTCGGCGGGCTCGCGGTCGACGCGGTCAGCCAGGAGGCGACGATGCGCAAGGCGGTGTGGCGGGTGCTGGTGGAGTTCCCGCCGCTCACCCGCTGA
- a CDS encoding HD domain-containing protein, giving the protein MTVKRIVEFLFEVGMLKRTPRSGWQFLGSGTESVADHAFRTSLIAFAMARLDGSVDAGRAVLLALVHDLPEARTGDLNYMNQKYVAADEKRAAEELADGLPFGDELRGLLEEYRAESSAEAILAHDADQLELLLSLKEQLDAGNPQADEWMPFVLRRLRSAAAVELAGQALAGGSEDWWFDRGSSWWVRGGKR; this is encoded by the coding sequence GTGACCGTGAAGCGCATTGTCGAGTTCCTGTTCGAGGTCGGGATGCTCAAGCGCACGCCGCGCAGCGGCTGGCAGTTCCTCGGCAGCGGGACCGAGAGCGTGGCCGACCACGCGTTCCGGACCTCGCTGATCGCGTTTGCGATGGCCCGCCTCGACGGCTCGGTCGATGCCGGGCGCGCCGTCCTTCTCGCGCTGGTCCACGATCTGCCCGAGGCCCGCACCGGTGACCTGAACTACATGAACCAGAAGTACGTCGCGGCGGACGAAAAGCGGGCAGCCGAGGAACTGGCGGACGGGCTGCCGTTCGGCGATGAGCTGCGCGGGCTGCTCGAGGAGTACCGGGCCGAGAGCAGCGCCGAGGCAATCCTGGCCCACGACGCCGACCAGCTCGAGCTGCTGCTGTCCCTGAAGGAGCAGCTCGACGCCGGCAACCCGCAGGCCGACGAGTGGATGCCGTTCGTGCTCCGGCGGCTCCGCTCGGCCGCGGCCGTGGAGCTCGCCGGGCAGGCGCTGGCGGGGGGCTCCGAAGACTGGTGGTTCGACCGCGGCTCCTCCTGGTGGGTCCGCGGCGGCAAGCGCTAG
- a CDS encoding ABC transporter substrate-binding protein produces MNRLSLSAKVALAALATVAATGCGSKAAVGVLLPSTGAAASYGRSMKQGIDLAVKQGVADGTLSSSVRWVWGDSGTDPAKAVDALESLAKQGAHIVIAGTTSDEAKAFLPELERLNVVALSPSASAPDLTKASKNFFRVFASDELEGRRAGRFLREEQDDDTVAIYAEESEQARGIEPPFRQVFEQAMEGRVIGRISLADPAWQQKSADLLAANNPDAVYIIGYAEPALRVLRHLRERSYEGTICLTSAFYTADVVKREPRLLEGVFFPQPAFDMKDERDLVQKFVSSYQSAYGQPPDIYAAHAFDAARIVIHVIKQTPGFETAELRKSLMYSVKEFPGVTGPIQFDERGDVKHNPIMFTIRDGEVLNFERFVKDQKKLIRERIRDLLLRGN; encoded by the coding sequence GTGAACCGACTGTCACTCTCGGCCAAGGTTGCCCTCGCCGCGCTGGCGACAGTGGCCGCCACCGGCTGCGGCAGCAAGGCGGCCGTCGGCGTGTTGCTCCCCTCGACAGGCGCCGCTGCCAGCTATGGCCGGTCCATGAAGCAGGGCATCGACCTGGCCGTCAAGCAGGGAGTGGCCGACGGCACGCTGTCATCGTCGGTGCGGTGGGTCTGGGGCGACTCCGGCACCGACCCGGCCAAGGCCGTCGACGCACTCGAGAGCCTGGCCAAGCAAGGTGCGCACATCGTGATCGCCGGCACCACCAGCGACGAGGCCAAGGCCTTTCTGCCCGAGCTCGAGAGACTCAACGTCGTCGCCCTGTCGCCGTCCGCGTCCGCTCCCGACCTGACCAAGGCCAGCAAGAACTTCTTCCGGGTGTTCGCGTCGGACGAGCTCGAGGGTCGTCGTGCCGGGCGCTTCCTGCGCGAGGAGCAGGATGACGACACCGTGGCAATCTACGCCGAGGAGTCCGAGCAGGCCCGAGGCATCGAGCCCCCGTTCCGCCAGGTCTTCGAGCAGGCGATGGAGGGCAGGGTGATCGGCCGCATCTCCCTGGCGGACCCCGCCTGGCAGCAGAAGTCGGCGGATCTCCTGGCGGCCAACAACCCGGACGCGGTCTACATCATCGGCTATGCCGAGCCGGCGCTGCGCGTGCTCCGGCACCTCCGCGAGCGCTCCTATGAGGGCACGATCTGCCTGACCTCGGCCTTCTACACCGCTGACGTGGTCAAGCGCGAGCCGAGGCTGCTCGAGGGCGTGTTTTTCCCGCAGCCGGCCTTTGACATGAAGGACGAGCGTGATCTCGTCCAGAAGTTCGTGAGCAGCTACCAGAGCGCCTACGGCCAGCCGCCGGACATCTACGCCGCCCACGCGTTCGACGCCGCCCGGATCGTCATCCACGTGATCAAGCAGACGCCGGGATTCGAGACCGCCGAGCTCCGGAAGAGCCTGATGTACTCGGTCAAGGAGTTCCCGGGGGTGACCGGGCCGATCCAGTTCGACGAGCGCGGCGACGTCAAGCACAACCCGATCATGTTCACAATCCGCGACGGCGAGGTGCTCAACTTCGAGCGCTTCGTCAAGGACCAGAAGAAGCTGATCCGGGAGCGGATCCGGGACCTCCTGCTGCGCGGGAACTGA
- a CDS encoding potassium channel family protein, producing MREALHRVVLESRQRTYSNLLVVLTLYLVVVPFVPVLPRLAWIDDYLLVLVLLASLYSISGDRTHLFVGLVLGFPAIASRLVTAHLRVVTVAPATLAALSVFAFLAYLIYRVMRDVLWGRRRTGERIIGAIVAYLLIGLQWSLIYGFVEHVHPGSFAIPANVLPQGNVQIAAAPVSVFVYFSFVTLATLGYGDITPISAAARTFAWSEAIVGQLFIAVTIARLVGIHAAEMAASSRDPGATDT from the coding sequence ATGCGTGAGGCACTCCATCGCGTCGTCCTCGAGAGCCGCCAGCGCACCTACTCCAACCTGCTGGTGGTTCTGACGCTGTACCTGGTCGTGGTCCCGTTTGTGCCGGTGCTGCCGCGCTTAGCGTGGATCGATGACTACCTCCTGGTGCTGGTCCTGCTCGCCTCGCTCTACAGCATCTCGGGGGACCGCACGCACCTCTTCGTCGGCCTCGTGCTCGGCTTCCCGGCTATCGCTTCACGCCTCGTCACCGCCCACCTCCGCGTCGTCACCGTTGCCCCAGCCACGCTGGCAGCGCTCTCCGTGTTCGCATTCCTGGCATATCTGATCTATCGCGTCATGAGAGACGTGCTGTGGGGACGGCGCCGGACCGGGGAGAGGATCATCGGGGCGATCGTCGCCTACCTCCTGATCGGGCTCCAGTGGTCGCTGATCTACGGATTCGTCGAGCATGTCCACCCGGGCTCGTTCGCGATCCCAGCGAACGTGTTGCCCCAGGGGAACGTCCAGATCGCCGCGGCCCCGGTATCGGTCTTTGTGTACTTCAGCTTCGTGACACTCGCCACCCTCGGCTACGGCGACATCACCCCGATCAGCGCCGCCGCGCGGACGTTTGCCTGGTCCGAGGCGATCGTGGGCCAGCTCTTCATCGCGGTCACGATCGCGCGTCTGGTCGGGATCCACGCCGCGGAAATGGCGGCATCGTCCCGCGACCCCGGCGCCACCGACACCTGA
- a CDS encoding DUF481 domain-containing protein → MIPASRPGMASTRSRSVLGHARFAAAVVAHAFASWAMLTAFVAPASARDKVDVVVLANGDRVTGEIKTLERSVLQVKTDAMGTVDIEWEKVARVVSPQSFQVEDREGRRFYGLLSDAGEPRTLAVAGPSARQTIAHVDVVRIAAIDEVWTDRVKGSIDLGLDAKKAGDEASYTLGFNSSYRTPKFLSELDLESSITSLSDVPTTQYNDLTFQYSRFRKNRWFSVGSARFQTSSEQALDLRASLGGGLGRYVLQTNRSLSSVVGGLIATREWYAAEPGPQDNLEVVIAGDYEFFEFSPRKTDFTIDLSLYPSLTSWGRVRGYLGSSLRWELIKDFYFSLNLSVDYDSRPPQDSESTDWRFWTSLGYSF, encoded by the coding sequence ATGATACCGGCTTCGCGCCCAGGGATGGCGAGCACGCGCTCGCGTTCCGTGCTCGGCCACGCGCGTTTCGCCGCTGCCGTCGTCGCGCACGCGTTCGCGTCGTGGGCGATGCTGACCGCGTTTGTTGCCCCGGCCTCCGCCAGGGACAAGGTCGACGTCGTGGTGCTCGCCAACGGCGATCGCGTCACCGGCGAGATCAAGACCCTCGAGCGCAGCGTCCTGCAGGTCAAGACCGACGCCATGGGCACGGTCGACATCGAGTGGGAGAAGGTTGCCCGGGTCGTCAGCCCGCAGTCGTTCCAGGTCGAGGACCGGGAGGGCAGGAGGTTCTACGGACTCCTCAGCGACGCCGGCGAGCCCCGCACCCTTGCCGTCGCCGGCCCGTCGGCCAGGCAGACCATCGCCCACGTTGATGTGGTCCGCATCGCCGCCATCGACGAGGTCTGGACCGACCGCGTCAAGGGGTCGATCGACCTCGGCCTCGATGCCAAGAAGGCCGGCGACGAGGCCTCGTACACCCTCGGCTTCAACTCCAGCTACCGCACCCCCAAGTTCCTGTCGGAGCTCGACCTCGAGTCGAGCATCACCAGCCTGTCGGATGTCCCGACCACCCAGTACAACGACCTCACCTTCCAGTACAGCCGGTTCCGCAAGAACCGCTGGTTCTCGGTCGGCAGCGCTCGCTTCCAGACCAGCTCCGAGCAGGCCCTCGACCTGCGCGCGTCGCTCGGCGGCGGCCTCGGCAGGTACGTCCTCCAGACCAATCGCTCGCTGTCCTCGGTGGTCGGTGGTCTCATCGCCACACGCGAGTGGTACGCGGCCGAACCCGGGCCGCAGGACAACCTGGAGGTGGTGATCGCAGGCGACTACGAGTTCTTCGAGTTCTCGCCGCGGAAGACTGACTTCACGATCGACCTCTCGCTCTACCCGAGCCTGACGTCGTGGGGCCGCGTCCGGGGCTACCTCGGGTCGAGCCTCCGCTGGGAGCTGATCAAGGACTTCTACTTCAGCCTCAATCTGAGCGTCGACTACGACAGCAGACCGCCGCAGGACTCCGAGAGCACCGACTGGCGGTTCTGGACCTCCCTGGGCTACAGCTTCTGA
- the pyk gene encoding pyruvate kinase has protein sequence MKRTKIVATIGPASSDPSVVRALIAAGMDVARLNLSHGEWEHHNSTFATIRAEAERAGAAVAILADLAGPKIRVGQMAGGRAELVAGSRLTITADDAPGTAGRISTTYHSLAGDVRPGEPILLDDGLLRLEVEAIHGREVVARVVVGGTLRDRKGMNLPGTKLSTPAMTDKDRRDLERALGLGVDYVALSFVRRPEDVLAAKRLAGDVPVIAKIEKPEAIEHREAIADAADGLMVARGDLGVEAGFDKVPLMQKQLIRDAAARGKPAIVATQMLESMISSPVPTRAEVSDVANAVLDGADALMLSGETAVGAHPVETVRRMAGIIAEVESSELYRLQPEPVRIDEYSFDNAIARAAAKAARDLGLKAIAVFTESGHSAAMVSAYRPETRILGMSRNEASLRRMALRWGVMPVAVSHWITDLQEGLRLVERTVLERGMAGAGDDIAVTFGMLEISGPGRTNVLTLWRVRGDGTDQGGR, from the coding sequence GTGAAGCGAACCAAGATCGTCGCCACGATCGGTCCTGCGAGCTCGGACCCGTCGGTGGTGCGAGCGCTCATTGCCGCCGGGATGGACGTCGCGCGCCTCAACCTGTCGCACGGAGAGTGGGAGCACCACAACTCGACGTTCGCCACCATTCGTGCGGAGGCCGAGCGCGCGGGCGCGGCGGTGGCGATCCTCGCCGATCTTGCGGGCCCGAAGATCAGGGTCGGCCAGATGGCCGGCGGTCGGGCCGAGCTGGTCGCAGGGTCCCGCCTCACGATCACGGCCGACGACGCGCCTGGGACCGCAGGCCGGATCTCGACCACGTACCACTCGCTGGCCGGCGACGTCCGGCCCGGCGAACCGATCCTGCTCGACGACGGACTGCTCCGCCTCGAGGTCGAAGCGATTCATGGCCGGGAGGTCGTGGCCCGGGTGGTGGTTGGCGGCACGCTCAGGGACCGGAAGGGCATGAACCTCCCGGGGACGAAGCTGTCGACACCGGCGATGACCGACAAGGACCGGCGGGACCTCGAGCGGGCCCTCGGCCTGGGGGTCGACTATGTCGCCCTCTCCTTCGTGCGGCGGCCAGAGGACGTGCTTGCCGCGAAGCGGCTGGCCGGTGACGTGCCGGTGATCGCCAAGATCGAGAAGCCCGAGGCGATCGAGCATCGCGAGGCGATCGCGGACGCCGCCGACGGCCTGATGGTGGCACGCGGCGACCTCGGGGTCGAGGCCGGATTCGACAAGGTGCCGCTGATGCAAAAGCAGCTGATTCGCGATGCGGCGGCGCGCGGCAAGCCGGCGATCGTGGCGACCCAGATGTTGGAGTCGATGATCTCAAGCCCGGTGCCGACGCGGGCCGAGGTCTCCGACGTCGCCAACGCGGTCCTCGACGGCGCCGACGCGCTCATGCTGTCCGGCGAGACGGCAGTCGGCGCCCATCCCGTCGAGACGGTGCGGCGGATGGCCGGCATCATCGCCGAGGTCGAGTCGAGTGAGCTCTACCGTCTGCAGCCGGAGCCGGTCCGGATCGACGAGTACAGCTTCGACAACGCGATTGCCCGAGCCGCGGCCAAGGCGGCGAGGGATCTGGGGCTGAAGGCCATCGCCGTCTTCACCGAGAGCGGTCACAGCGCGGCAATGGTCAGCGCCTACCGCCCGGAGACGCGCATCCTGGGGATGTCGCGGAACGAGGCGTCGCTGCGGCGCATGGCCCTGCGCTGGGGGGTGATGCCGGTCGCCGTGAGTCACTGGATCACCGACCTGCAGGAGGGCCTGCGGCTCGTGGAGCGGACCGTGTTGGAGCGCGGCATGGCCGGGGCCGGGGACGACATCGCGGTGACCTTCGGCATGCTCGAGATCAGCGGTCCCGGGCGCACCAACGTGCTGACGCTGTGGCGGGTGCGCGGAGATGGCACGGACCAGGGCGGCCGGTGA
- a CDS encoding outer membrane beta-barrel protein: MSLKPFAPLLVIAGLFGVAPAEAQFEKDWKGWYGQAGMGYLLPQGDTGDAIDEDLWFAGGVSYYPEPWPVGIALELSYSNHDIKDDALEPIQPPGSRIDGDVTFWSLTANAVWSPRLGSSAGFYAVAGFGAYRVENRLSEPGHYTGTGCDPWLWWCVPGIVAGEVVPASESTTELGFNLGIGVAFEVGQSSEVYLEVRYHSVDTPETTELLPLVIGYRW, translated from the coding sequence GTGAGCCTGAAGCCCTTCGCTCCGCTGCTCGTGATCGCCGGACTGTTCGGGGTTGCTCCGGCCGAGGCCCAGTTCGAGAAGGACTGGAAGGGATGGTACGGGCAGGCCGGGATGGGCTACCTGTTACCCCAAGGCGACACTGGCGACGCCATCGACGAGGACCTCTGGTTCGCCGGCGGGGTCAGCTACTACCCGGAGCCGTGGCCGGTCGGGATCGCGCTCGAGCTCTCCTACAGCAACCACGACATCAAGGACGACGCCCTCGAGCCGATCCAGCCACCGGGCTCGAGGATCGACGGGGACGTCACGTTCTGGTCGCTGACGGCGAACGCCGTGTGGTCCCCCCGTCTCGGGAGCTCGGCCGGCTTCTACGCCGTGGCCGGCTTCGGCGCCTACCGGGTCGAGAACAGGCTCTCCGAGCCTGGTCACTACACGGGGACCGGTTGTGATCCGTGGTTGTGGTGGTGCGTCCCGGGCATCGTCGCCGGCGAGGTCGTCCCGGCCAGCGAGTCGACCACCGAGCTCGGTTTCAACCTCGGCATCGGTGTCGCCTTCGAGGTCGGCCAGAGCTCCGAGGTCTACCTCGAGGTGCGCTACCACAGCGTCGACACGCCGGAGACCACCGAGCTGCTGCCGCTGGTGATCGGCTACCGCTGGTAG